Sequence from the Anaerobaca lacustris genome:
AGCGCCATAACCGCCGAGGTGGCCGAATCGTCATCGACTCGAATCAGATGGTCCACCAGCGCCTCGCGCCAGATGTCCTTGTCTTCGGCATCCACATGAAACGCCGCAACCGTATGATGCGCCAGATAGAAGACGGCGATCGACGGATCGGTCCGGTCAAACTGGGCGATGTAACCGCGCGTTCCGTTCTGTGGACGCTCAGACACCTTCCTGTAGAAATCCTCCAGGGCCACCTGCCAGACGCTTAGCGGGCCCTCGGGCGACATCTGGCTCAAACACATCAAGGCATACGCCTCATCGCCATAGTAGTTGCCTGCCGCCGTGCGAAGGATGAAGTTGCCGCCGGCGACGGCTGCCACCCTCGCATCCTCATCACATGTCATCGCGTACGCATCCACCAGCCCCACCACGATCGAACCCGTGTACTCTTCTTCTCCGGCCCAAGCCCCTTCCAGCGGCCCGCTCTGCAACTGGCCGAGAATCAGTCGGCCCATTGCCGCTTTCACCGCCGCCATCGTCTCTGAAGCCACGACGGCCCGCGGCTGTTGCACCAGAACGGCCCCAAGTAGGCAGGCCATATACATCAGAATGTTGTCAGCCCTTCTCACCACCCAGCCATCCCTGCGAACACCCGCAACACGCGCAACCGCCATCTCTCATCCGGTTTTGGGCGCACCGTCCATTTCTCACAGATGCCCGCGCACAGATCCATCTATTCCTGTTCGGCCGAGGCATCGGCGACGAGGGCGTCACGGCCCAGATACCGCTCGATGTCCCAGAGGGCCTTTAGCATTTCACCGGCAAAGGTGTGGTATGTCACACCCTGGCGCGCCACGTGCTCGTAGACCTGGCCGCGCTCGCCGATCCCCTGCAACAGCACAGCTTGCACGGCACCAATCGCCGAATCGATCTCTTCGACTGCCTCAGCGGTGTTCTTCGATGCGGCGGCCACCAGGCCCAAAGCGCCGAAGATGGCGTCTTCGGTGTATCCACACACCACGCCTCCCGTGCCGCCGTCCGTATGATCGAAACGCCAGTAAAAGCTACCGGCAAACAGCTCGCCCTCGGGCACCTGGTGGCCGGCAAGCAGACCGGGCAGGTCACCCACGGTCATTCCCTCCCAATACGGATTGCGTACTACGCCACCAGCGAAAATGGGCAGATCAGCAGGCGTATCGGTCACGGCCAGTGCCCACGTCGCGACGCCGAGCGCCATGATGGGGAAACTCGCGGCATCGCTGACCTGGTACAGATGACCGATCAGCGCCTTGCGATACAACTCCGCATCCTGATCTTTCACGTAATCGGCCGCAACCAGATGATGGGCAAGGTAGTAGACGGCCGTCGATGGCTCCAGGCCGACAAAGGCTTCCAGATACTCCCCGGTATTGTCTTCGTTGTGACCCTTCCGCGGACTGAGATAGAAATCAACCAGGGCGTTCCGCCAGACGTTGTCGTTGGGATCTTCGGAGATTTCGCTCAACCTGACGAATGCGTACGCCTCGTCGCCGAACAGATTGCCCTGCGCAACGCTCGCCCAGAAGATCCAGTCGCCCGCCAGTTCGGCTGCGGCCCGGTACGCGGGGTCACCCGTCCAGTCATACGCACAAGCCATGCCGGCGGTGGTCGGGCCCAGGAACAACACCTCATCAGGCCACAATCCCCGTTCGTCGCCCTCCTTGATCTGGCTCTGATCGAGGCGAGTCGCCAGCAGGTCGACCGCTTCATCCGGAGTTAGCGCCATGGCCACGCTCTGCGCCAGGACTACGAGAATCAGCACCACAACTGAGCCAAACCCCTTGCGACTGGACAACATCATGTTCTCCTTTCTTGCCCTTCCCATAGAAGGACCCTCCGAATAACTTTCCATCACCGCGATGCCACCGACGGTTCGTACCCGGCGGAACACCGCCATTCCTATTCGAACTCCCGACCACGGGGTATACGGACACCCCAAGGGACATTCACCACAGGACTCTTGTCGCCCCGCTGCGACAGCCTTCCACTTCGTCGCATCTTGGCGGCATGATGTCGATTTCGCAAGTCCGCGATTCCAATGTCATCTCCAATGCTGTCGTCAGAAAAGACTATCGCCTCACGTGACACACGCAGCAGGCTTCATCGCCGATTCACATGCCCCGACATCGCAGTGCGCAAACCGTCGGCGCAAACAGATCGAAACATGGAGTGGTCCGCTTGCCACGCGACAGGACCGGACCGGCATCTGCCGGCAGCCATACACCCCCCACCACCAGGACGGCCTCCGATGCCAACTCCATTTCAGTTCCTCCGTGCGTCCAACTCCAGCGTCAGCCTCAAATGAAGGCGACCTTGTCGCAACCGCAAGCCAGCGGTCGGTCGCCTCTGCGGCGCGTCATGCTACGCAAGGCGCAGGTCATCATAGCGGGCGGGGGGTCTCTGTCTATTGTGGAACATACGTAATTTGCATCAGGACTTGATGGTGCCGGACAGATGTGCCATCGTCCACCTCCGGGGGTCCGCAGAGGATGCGCAGACAACGGCGAGCCCGTGACATGGAGGCGCTGGTGCATAGCAGCACCGGGCGCACAGATGCAGGTGAGGGGAATCCACACGTGCGTGCGGGGGAGTTGAGGCACCCGGTCGCCTACGGCAGGCGGTCAGCCGCGCAGACGAAATCCGCTTGTGTCAGAAACGTCGGCGATCAGCGCATCACCCAGGACGTGTCTTTGTGGACGACCTGCACGGAATTCCTCAGCGCCGGGTCGCCTCGGAAGGCATAGTCCAAGACCAGCGTCTTGCGCAGGAACACCTTGACCGGCTGGCCTGCGTTGTCCACAGCGACAGGGTGATCGATCCAGGCGGTCTCGTTGCTCAAGCCGGTGATAAACACCTTGAAGCTTGCCGCCTCGTTGTCGAAATCGGGCCAGACCACCACGATGTCCTTCGCGTTGTCCTGCCCCTGAAGGATACGGTTCTCAACCGCTCCCAGAGCTTCGAGGAACGGATACCGGCTCTGGTGGCGTTGTTTGATTGTCTCAAATGCGATCGGTGGAACCCCCACACCGGCCGGTACGACCTGGAACGTATCGGACATCAGCTCGCAGCGCGGATAGAAACCAACGTCCTGTCCCGTCCGATTGGTCACCGTCAGGATCATGTACCAGAATCGAGCCGGACCGTTGCCGCCCCACGGCAGGACGAGCTGCTCGGGTTGCTCGAATTTCACTTCCACAGTCCATTGCCCCGGCCTCTGCACCACCGCCGGTTCCGGCGCCGCCAGACACACACCGGCCGCCAAAGCCAGGACCGTCCCATAAACCAAGCACCTGTTCATCCAGTATCCCTCTCCAGAGAGAACGTTGGTTCCTACAACGCGCCAGATTCCACGTTTCCCCCATTTTACAGCAAAACCGCCTCCACGCCAAGAAGAATTTGGCCCAAGCCCGGCAGCGGACCGGTCAAGTGCCCAGATACATCGCCGCAAACCGTGTAGCAGCTTCCGACAGCAGCTCTTCGGCGCGTTCGGCGGCGCGTCGGGAGTCCATGCCAGGCGGCGCGCAGGCCAATGCGGCCTCGATCCCCGCCGCCTCGTAAAGATGGGCCGGGAGTTCGACCCGGCCGGCGATGACCGCGACCCTGGCGCCGCCTTCCCGCGCCACCCTGGCGACGCCGGAGACGACCTTGCCCCGCATCGACTGGGCGTCGAAGCGGCCCTCGCCGGTGACGACCCAGTCGGCATCGGCGACGTCCGATCGCAGGTGCGCCCGCGTCATGACGGTCTCGATCCCCGATACGAGGCGGGCGTCCATAAACGCCACGGCCCCGGCCGCCAGGCCACCGGCGGCCCCGGCGCCGGGCAGGTCGCGGATGTGGACCCCAAGCCAGCCGGCTGTGAGTACGGCAAGGTGCGACAGGGCGGCATCGAGGGTTTCGACCATCTCCGGCGTCGCCCCCTTCTGCGGCCCATAGACACGAGCAGCCCCCTGCGGGCCGCACAGCGGATTGTCCACGTCGCAGAGCACGTCCACAGGTATCTCCACGCCGCAATTGGGCGGAACGATCTCGCAGATGCGGCCGAGCGACGCGCCGCCGAGAGCGACCGGCGTCCCATCGCCTGCCAGGAAACGCCAGCCCAGGGCCGTCGCCGCGCCGACGCCGCCATCGACCGTGGCGCTGCCGCCGACGCCGAGCAGAATGCGCTCGGCCCCGTGGTCCAGGGCCGACTGGATGAGCTGGCCCGTCCCGAAGGTGGTCGTCTTCATAGGGTCCAACTGTTCGGGCCGCAGAAGTTGCATCCCACTGGCCGAAGCCATCTCCACGACCGCCGTTCGGTCGCCCGGCAGCCACCCAAACCCCACGCAGACCTCCATCTCAGGCCGCGGCCCCATCACGGCCTTGGCGATCCACAGCCCCTCGGAGGCGGCCATCAGAGCCGCCGCGGTCCCCTCCCCGCCATCGGCCATCGGCTTGACGACAACCTCCGCCCCCGGCAGGGCCGCACCGATCGCCCCGGCGACGATGCCGCACGCGCGATCGGCGGCCAACGTGCCCTTGAACGAATCCATCGCAATCACAATCTTCATCCGTCGTCCAGCCTCCTGTATCGACCAGCCCTATCAGGCGGGGTGTGCTCAGCTACTTGTCATCGCGAGAAACAGGCCAGAAGACCCAGTCGCCGTTGTCGGCCCACAGGCGCGGTGTGCCGTCCTGGCCGAGGCCCTGCACGCCGCCGTCGTCGGTGAGGTTCTGGCCCCAACTGTACAGCAGAAAGCCCTCGTCGGTCCTGCGATAGGACAACGGTCCAGCTCCGAACGGGTCGTCAGGCACCGAATCAAGGTAGCCCGCCTGCACGAGCTTGTCGAGCGTCTCCGGATAATCACTGAGTTCGGCGGCGTAGCGAAGCACCGCCACGATCGTCAGCGTCGCCAGTTCGTCCGTCTTCATTCGCCAGACCAACTGGCCTACCCTCTGATGCGCCGGTTCGACCAGGGCCAGAAGCGCGTTCGGCGCGGCCCGCAGCGATGGCATCTCCGGATCGCCCGGCGAACCGTCGCCATAGGGCGTACGCGACAGGGTGCCTTCCATCTGCTCGAAGTACTGCTCAACCATCGCTTCGGCGTCACGGCGGTCGGGGTAGTCGAAGACCAGAACGCCGAGCAGGTTGTCCAGCCATGTGCCGGCGGCATAGGGCATTCCCTTCGGCAAGGCGTGACCGCCCCCCTGCCCATCGTCGGTAAAGGTCCGCTGGATGCGGTCCCGCCAGAACACCTTCTCTCCGTCGAGATGGACGGCGGGACGGCAGGGATCGACCAGAACTCTCAGACGCTTGTGGATGCGTTCGAGCATCGTCGGCGGGACTTCGCACCGATGCAGGATGACCGGGACGGAGTGACATCCGACGGCCTCAATGGCGATGCCGACCAGTTGCTCGTTGAGCAGGCCCTTGCCCTGCATGTGCCGGCCGAAGGCCCACGCCGCCAGACAATCATCCAGGGCCTTGTCGAGATCGCCCCGGGATGCCTGATACGCAACGTTCTCCCGGAGCGCCTGGACCACCTTCCGATAACCGGCGAGTTCCGCCATGGCCTCGGTGAGGAAATTCGGGTCGCCCAGGTCGGCCTGCTCGATCTCGTACTTCGGCCAGTAGTGAAGTGTCTTCGCCCCCTGGCGCAGCCTCTCGAACGCCGACTCGTTATCCGCCAGCCATCGGGCCAGCAGGCCCATCTCGGCATCGTTGTGGTCGGGAAACCAGCCACCGGCTGCATCGGCGCGATTGCTGCGTTTCTTCTGAAGAACGTCCGGTGGCGCGACGTACAGCCTGGCTGCCTCGTCGTAATAGCGTTTTGCGTTTTCGACCTCGGCCTGCGCCGGCCGCCAGCGGTCGTTGAGCCATTCGACATAGTTGACGCGGACCATCGCCTCGCCGAAATACAACGGCAGCGAACAGATCACCAGGTACAGGACAAATAAACCCAGCGACTGAGTGGTGCGGAGCAAGGCCTTCTGCCACAAGGGCCGGCAGCGTTTCTTCGCTCGCCGGCACAGGGCCGCCAGCAGCTTCGCATCGCCGAACTGCTCGATCAACTCACGGGCCCGGGCTTCGCGTTGTCCGGCGTCGCCACAATCTCTCAGGTCGTCTTCAAAATGCGCCGTCAGCTCCTCGTGCACCTCCGCGCGCACGCGCTTGCGCCAGCGGATCGCTCGAACGACCCGATCGATGTACTCGAGCGCACAGGCTGGAAGGTCCGCCGGCCCTTTGTCGGGATTCGCTTCCATGATTCGCTCTCCATTCTCGCAGGGATTCTCAGAACACCGCCTTGAGCGCACCGCCGAGGAGCAGATCGACGCCCTTGGCCAATTCCACGAGTTGGGCCTTGCGGCCGGCCAGTTCAGCCTCGCCCGCCGCCGTAATCGAATAATAGCGCCGCTTGCGCCCCGAGCCGGTCGTCTCCCATTTGCCCTTGATCAGCTTCTTGGCTTCGAGGTTGTACAGCAGCGGATACAGCGTGCCTTTGCCCAGCGTCAGGATCTCGGCGCTTCGCTGCTCAATGGCATGGCTCAGCTCGTAGCCGTACATCGGGCCCCGCGAGAGGACCTCCAGCACCACCACCGGGGCGATTCCCTTCAACAATTGGCTCTCGAACTTCATAAGGACCTCCACAGTTCCTCACAGCAATCATATTAGGCACAACATACTATGTTATACCTACTATGAGATGTCAAGTCCGAATTCACCTTTTTTTGAGAAATCTCAAGGCGTTGCGGTCATGCCCCGGCCGCCCGCGACTGCAACGGCCGCCGGCAGCGTGTCACCGAATGACTCTGCTCGAACCGATCGGGCGGCTACGGGCTTGACGGGCTCCTCGGCCCGACACAGTACAGGTGGCGTGTCGTTCGGATGAACAGGTTGCCACGTGCGGCGACGATCGAGGCCCGGACGACCTCGCCGCCGCTGGGATCGTCCATGGGAATCACGTGGAGGACGTCCCCTGTGGCGGCGTCGAGAACGGCCGCTTCGCCGGCGTGGTTGATCAGGTAGATCCTGCCGTCAGCGGCCAGGGGCGAGGCCTCGTACTTGGCGCGGCCCGGTGTGTCAATCGTCCACTTGACGTTGCCCGTGCGCGGCTCGACGCGGGAGAGCTTGCGACGCAGATCGTTGAGCACGAAGAAGTCACCGTCGTAGTACGCGGGCGTGGGGACATCGGAGGAAACGTCGCGCGGCTCGTGACCGCTGATCCAGGCCAGGTCGCCGTCATCCAGCTCGCCCTGCTGGCCCAACGGGACGCCGTAGACGGGACTGCTTTTGGGCGCACAGGCCAGGACGATGCCGTCGCCGGCCACCGGCGATGGCACCAGCCGCCAGTGCGTGATCCGCCGGGGGTTCCAGGTGCCCCACCGCCACAGCTCCTTGCCGGTCGCGGGGTCATGGCCCGTGATGGCGTCGCCTCCCGCGAGCACCAACTGCGGCTTGCCCTCGTGCCAGACGGGGATCGGCGTCGAGAACGCCTCACGCGACTCCTCCCTGGCCTGGCTCGGACGGATATGTCGCCAGAGGGTCTTGCCGGTCTCGGGGTCGATCGCCAGCAGATACGA
This genomic interval carries:
- a CDS encoding PadR family transcriptional regulator, with amino-acid sequence MKFESQLLKGIAPVVVLEVLSRGPMYGYELSHAIEQRSAEILTLGKGTLYPLLYNLEAKKLIKGKWETTGSGRKRRYYSITAAGEAELAGRKAQLVELAKGVDLLLGGALKAVF
- a CDS encoding PQQ-binding-like beta-propeller repeat protein — protein: MKFRTLMLLLTCVSVTQAGDWPHWRGPHFNGSTEETNLPSAWTRTEQIAWRAELPGSSAATPVIWGDRIFISSVDAERDKLVAICLNRTSGERLWQHDIADETHRDRRSTYGAPSPVTDGERVIFFYSTGDLIGFDFEGRRLWARNIQKDYGTFAFLWTFASSPTLLDGKLYVQVLQRDVPVSGRGLRDRPNESYLLAIDPETGKTLWRHIRPSQAREESREAFSTPIPVWHEGKPQLVLAGGDAITGHDPATGKELWRWGTWNPRRITHWRLVPSPVAGDGIVLACAPKSSPVYGVPLGQQGELDDGDLAWISGHEPRDVSSDVPTPAYYDGDFFVLNDLRRKLSRVEPRTGNVKWTIDTPGRAKYEASPLAADGRIYLINHAGEAAVLDAATGDVLHVIPMDDPSGGEVVRASIVAARGNLFIRTTRHLYCVGPRSPSSP
- a CDS encoding glycerate kinase; translation: MKIVIAMDSFKGTLAADRACGIVAGAIGAALPGAEVVVKPMADGGEGTAAALMAASEGLWIAKAVMGPRPEMEVCVGFGWLPGDRTAVVEMASASGMQLLRPEQLDPMKTTTFGTGQLIQSALDHGAERILLGVGGSATVDGGVGAATALGWRFLAGDGTPVALGGASLGRICEIVPPNCGVEIPVDVLCDVDNPLCGPQGAARVYGPQKGATPEMVETLDAALSHLAVLTAGWLGVHIRDLPGAGAAGGLAAGAVAFMDARLVSGIETVMTRAHLRSDVADADWVVTGEGRFDAQSMRGKVVSGVARVAREGGARVAVIAGRVELPAHLYEAAGIEAALACAPPGMDSRRAAERAEELLSEAATRFAAMYLGT